The Anaerolineales bacterium sequence TCTGACGCTCACCCAGCTGACGGTTGGTTTGGCGGATGGCGATCACAATCATGACGATGGCCAAGGCCCATCCGATCCCGGCGATCAGGGGGGTCAGAAAGCCGTCCGGGATATGGAGGGCAGCGGGAGAAAACCACATGGCGGTATGCCTCCATAGGCGCTCCGGGCGCCGATGCTCTACTGGCCGGAGGGTGGCCGGGCACAGCCCCGGCACAGCCCGCTGAAAGCTTGGTGCTCGAGATCCGTCCGGAACCCCGTCCTGCGGCGGATGTCCTGCGCCAGGCGCGAGAGCCCGGTGACGGGGAACTCGAAGGTCTGGCCGCACTGGCGGCATACCAGATGGGCATGAGGATGCTGGGGGTCGCGCAGGGAGAAACGCAGCGAACCCTTGGTGTCGTCCATCAGATCGACCAGTCCGGCGCGATTCAGGCTGTCGAGGGTGCGGTAGACCGTCGCCAGGTTCAGGCCAGGCAGTCGACGGCGGGCCGCCAAGTGCACCTGCTGGGCCGACTGATGGTCCTTCCCGTGAGCGACGACCTCCAGGATGACCTGGCGCTGGGGCGTGATACGGAATCCCGCCTGGCGCAAGGCCCCGGCCATTTGTTCACGGCACGCCATCGCAACTCCTTGTACCTGCAAGTGTTTGCAACAAGGATACCCCCCCCGGTTCGGTTGTCAAGCCTATGTACGGGTTCAGGACATATGAGCCGCACTGCAATCGCCTTCTGCCGTGCCGGGAGGCGAGCTCACCCATGGGCAATAGGACAGACTTGTTTCCGGCCTCACTCCCTTGCCCCTCGCGAATCAGCCCTGCGTGCCTCTCCGCGGTGCGGAGGGGCTCCTCCCCAAGCGGGCTATGCGGAGAGCCCTTTCAGGATGCTCACCTGCGGTGCGCCGCAGGCCGTCTCGCCCCGGCGGGGTGCGGGTGTCGCGAGGGACGGGGGTGGGGGTTCGACGGATTGGAGGAGGGCCGCCTGCAGAAAGGGAAGCGCGGCGCTCAGTTTCTCATCACAACCTGAACACCAGGGACCCCGCGACGGGCGGCCGGAGACCCCGCCATGCTTCCCCCGGGAAACGCAACGACAGGCGGGATCAGGGCGGCGCCCATGTCCCACCTGTCGAGGGTGCTGCTGCCCGCAGGCACGGGCGCAGGGTTTGAGGTGCTGCGCTTGGGAGGGTTTTTCTGCCCTGCCTCCCCGGTCAACCCGGTTCCCGTCGAGGCGGGGATCACGCCGGGTCGCGGTTCCGTCCGCCGGTTCTACTCGGCGAATTCTTCCATTTCCAGCAGCTCACCATGCCACTGGTGGTACCACACCTCGCCGCTGTAGGCGTTGACACTCAGCATCCCCACCACGTCCGTCCCTTCCAACACGTGCAGGGTGAAGTAGCCCGGGAAGCTCTCCACGTCATCGGATGCGGTCCGGCCTTCGAAGTTCTGGTCCAGGTAGTCCTGCGCCGCCTGCCGCGCCTGCTCGGGCGTGACAGTCACATCGCCTTCCGGGACCTGCCAGCCTTCGGCGTTCGAGCCCATCATGCCCCGGCCCATCCAGCCGCCCATCCCGGAAGCGTGCATCCCGTACTCGGTGTTCCACATCATCGAGGGACCGAATTCGGGGAAGGCCTTCCCACTGGTCGGGTCGACGAGCAACT is a genomic window containing:
- a CDS encoding transcriptional repressor yields the protein MACREQMAGALRQAGFRITPQRQVILEVVAHGKDHQSAQQVHLAARRRLPGLNLATVYRTLDSLNRAGLVDLMDDTKGSLRFSLRDPQHPHAHLVCRQCGQTFEFPVTGLSRLAQDIRRRTGFRTDLEHQAFSGLCRGCARPPSGQ